The genomic window CAAGTAATGGATAAAAGCTATAAATGATTGAAACCTCTGGACAAACTCATCTAATTGCGGCGGTTGTCGTTGCTGCGAGCTTGATTGCACTTGCTTTTTTTGTGTGGGAAGGAATAACAATGGCTTCTCTGTACGATCGCGGTGTCAAGTTGTACCAAAAAAAAGACTATAAAAGTGCGGAGTCTGTTTTTGTCAACGTGCTTTCTAGACATCCTAGTAACGATATTGCTCGTCTGCTGTTAGGCGAATCGTTAATGGGGCAAAATAAAATAGAGGAGGCGGTGACTCAGTTTACAACGTTGATTGCTCGCGCTCCCAAAAATGCTGAGGCTCAAGTTAGATTAGCAACGGCTTTTATGAAGTTAGAAAAGTTACCAGAAGCAACGCTATCTCTAGAAAAAGCCCAAAATTTATTTAAGTCCCAACGCAACGAGCAAAAATCTGAGCAAATCGAGCAGTTATTGCAGAGCATTTCTGCTAATAAAAATATCTAAATATACTAATTTTTCCTTGGTACGCCTGCTAACTTATGCGCGCAATTCGCTTTATTAGGTTTTTTTACTATTTGCGTTGGGCGACAATCATCAAAACTATTGCTCGTGTAGGCGAACGACGGCTACTAGGATTGTCTTCAGAAATTGCTTACAATGCAATGCTATCGTTATTTCCAGCTATTTTGGCTATCTTGACAGCGATCGGTTTATTTGAAGAATCGTTGCAATCATTTTTTCGAGATTTAGCCGTGCAAATTAGTAAAGTTGCCCCCGATGAAGCTTTAGTATTAATTCGGGATTTTGCCAGGCAAATTACCCAAACCAAAAATACAGGCTTATTTTCTCTGAGTTTTATTGTGGCAATTTGGGCAGCTAGTGGGGCATTAAGTGCGGCGATGAATGCTTTAGATCAAATTCATCAAATTCCTGCTAAACAGATACGTCCTTTTTGGAAAGCAAAAATTATCTCTATTGGCTTAACTATTGGCACAATTGGTTTGCTTGTATTAGCTTCTTTTTTAGTTTTTATTAGCG from Synechocystis sp. PCC 7509 includes these protein-coding regions:
- a CDS encoding YihY/virulence factor BrkB family protein — protein: MRAIRFIRFFYYLRWATIIKTIARVGERRLLGLSSEIAYNAMLSLFPAILAILTAIGLFEESLQSFFRDLAVQISKVAPDEALVLIRDFARQITQTKNTGLFSLSFIVAIWAASGALSAAMNALDQIHQIPAKQIRPFWKAKIISIGLTIGTIGLLVLASFLVFISDWLLNYFVRESGFYILLVVWQLLRWPLALAIVSAAFAFVYRYGPSVWDAGTPIMPGAFLAAVSWALVSGLFRLYASNFGNYNQVYGAVGAVIVLMLWLYMSAVVLLVGDQLNVTVGEAMRSPKISAS
- a CDS encoding tetratricopeptide repeat protein, yielding MIETSGQTHLIAAVVVAASLIALAFFVWEGITMASLYDRGVKLYQKKDYKSAESVFVNVLSRHPSNDIARLLLGESLMGQNKIEEAVTQFTTLIARAPKNAEAQVRLATAFMKLEKLPEATLSLEKAQNLFKSQRNEQKSEQIEQLLQSISANKNI